From a single Streptomyces liliifuscus genomic region:
- a CDS encoding FHA domain-containing protein FhaB/FipA, with protein sequence MSELTLTVMRLGFLAVLWLFVIVAVQVIRSDLFGTRVTQRGSRRDANRPQQAARQAAPPQQRQQAAPPSGGGRQRRGAPTKLVVSEGILTGTTVALQGQTITLGRAHDSTIVLDDDYASSRHARIYPDRDGQWIVEDLGSTNGTYLDRNRLTTPTPIPLGAPIRIGKTVIELRK encoded by the coding sequence ATGTCAGAGCTGACCCTCACGGTCATGCGGCTGGGTTTCCTGGCCGTACTGTGGCTGTTCGTGATCGTGGCCGTGCAGGTCATCCGCAGCGACCTGTTCGGAACGCGCGTCACACAGCGCGGCTCGCGCAGGGACGCCAACCGACCGCAGCAGGCCGCGCGCCAAGCCGCGCCGCCGCAGCAGCGCCAGCAGGCGGCACCACCGAGCGGCGGCGGCCGTCAGCGCCGTGGCGCCCCCACCAAGCTGGTCGTCTCCGAGGGCATCCTCACGGGCACGACGGTCGCCCTGCAGGGGCAGACCATCACCCTGGGACGTGCACACGACAGCACCATCGTGCTGGACGACGACTACGCGTCCAGCAGGCATGCCAGGATCTACCCGGACCGTGACGGCCAGTGGATCGTCGAAGACCTCGGGTCCACCAACGGCACGTATCTCGACCGGAACCGACTGACGACTCCCACGCCGATCCCGCTGGGCGCGCCGATCCGCATCGGCAAGACCGTCATCGAGCTGCGGAAGTAG
- a CDS encoding Stp1/IreP family PP2C-type Ser/Thr phosphatase, whose product MYPEPTGEVRMSLSLRFAAGSHKGMIREGNEDSGYAGPRLLAIADGMGGQAAGEVASSEVISTIVALDDDVPGSDILTSLGTAVQRANDQLRMMVEEDPQLEGMGTTLTALLWTGQRLGLVHVGDSRAYLLRDGVLTQITQDHTWVQRLVDEGRITEEEATTHPQRSLLMRALGSGDHVEPDLSIREVRAGDRYLICSDGLSGVVSHQTMEDTLASYQGPQETVQQLIELALRGGGPDNITVIVADVLDIDGGDTLAGQLSDTPVVVGAVAENQHQLHDNGAMQTPAGRASNLGRQVPGQGGGGEFGPPGSGDTTGYVPTGGFGGYSDDDFVKPRSGRKWLKRSLYIALALGVIGGGLYGGYRWTQTQYYVGANDEHVALYQGISQDLAWVSLSKVEKDHPEIELKYLPPYQQKQVKATIAEGGLTDARSKIEELATQASACKKDAERREADSKENAKTGEGEAGGVTGTTRTSAASKATPTPTPTGSGTASPDPSKSTTAPTPTPGPSLSDEEQKLVSLCGKQ is encoded by the coding sequence ATGTACCCGGAGCCGACGGGCGAGGTGCGCATGAGTCTGTCACTGCGCTTCGCCGCCGGATCGCACAAAGGCATGATCCGCGAGGGCAACGAGGACTCCGGCTACGCCGGTCCCCGGCTGCTCGCGATCGCGGACGGAATGGGCGGCCAGGCCGCCGGTGAGGTGGCCTCCTCCGAGGTCATCTCCACCATCGTCGCGCTCGACGACGACGTGCCGGGCTCCGACATCCTCACCTCGCTCGGGACGGCCGTTCAGCGCGCCAACGACCAGCTCAGGATGATGGTCGAGGAGGACCCCCAGCTCGAAGGCATGGGGACGACCCTCACCGCGCTCCTGTGGACCGGGCAGCGGCTCGGCCTCGTACACGTCGGTGACTCCCGCGCGTATCTGCTGCGGGACGGCGTGCTGACGCAGATCACGCAGGACCACACGTGGGTGCAGCGCCTCGTCGACGAGGGCCGCATCACGGAGGAGGAGGCCACCACCCACCCGCAGCGCTCCCTGCTGATGCGCGCGCTGGGCAGTGGCGACCATGTCGAGCCGGACCTCTCCATCCGTGAGGTCCGCGCAGGCGACCGGTATCTGATCTGCTCCGACGGGCTGTCCGGGGTCGTCTCCCATCAGACGATGGAGGACACCCTCGCCAGCTACCAGGGCCCGCAGGAGACCGTGCAGCAGCTCATCGAGCTCGCGCTGCGCGGCGGCGGCCCCGACAACATCACGGTCATCGTGGCCGACGTCCTCGACATCGACGGCGGGGACACCCTCGCGGGGCAGCTCTCCGACACCCCCGTCGTCGTGGGCGCGGTCGCCGAGAACCAGCACCAGCTGCACGACAACGGCGCCATGCAGACGCCCGCCGGCCGTGCCTCCAACCTCGGCCGGCAGGTGCCCGGGCAGGGCGGCGGCGGAGAGTTCGGCCCGCCCGGCAGCGGCGACACCACCGGCTACGTACCCACCGGCGGTTTCGGCGGCTACTCGGACGACGACTTCGTCAAGCCGCGCTCCGGGCGGAAGTGGCTGAAGAGATCTCTCTACATCGCCCTCGCGCTCGGCGTCATCGGCGGCGGGCTGTACGGCGGCTACCGCTGGACGCAGACTCAGTACTACGTCGGCGCCAACGACGAGCACGTCGCGCTGTACCAGGGGATCAGCCAGGACCTGGCCTGGGTCTCGCTCTCGAAGGTGGAGAAGGATCACCCCGAGATCGAACTCAAGTACCTGCCGCCGTACCAGCAGAAGCAGGTCAAGGCCACGATCGCCGAGGGCGGTCTGACCGACGCCCGCTCGAAGATCGAGGAGCTGGCCACCCAGGCGTCCGCGTGCAAGAAGGACGCCGAGCGCCGCGAGGCGGACAGCAAGGAGAACGCGAAGACCGGTGAGGGCGAGGCCGGCGGTGTCACGGGAACCACACGGACCTCAGCCGCGTCCAAGGCGACACCTACGCCGACCCCGACGGGGTCCGGTACAGCATCGCCCGACCCGTCCAAGTCCACGACCGCACCCACTCCCACACCCGGCCCCAGCCTCTCCGACGAAGAGCAGAAGCTGGTCTCGCTGTGCGGTAAGCAGTAA